One part of the Thermodesulfobacterium commune DSM 2178 genome encodes these proteins:
- the pstS gene encoding phosphate ABC transporter substrate-binding protein PstS, producing MKIKSLLGFFLIWVVLLGFYGCKGGGEKPSKPSKFINGAGASFPYILYANWANEYYKLTGVKINYQSIGSGGGIRQIIEKTVDFGATDKPLTPKEVEENKLIQFPTVIGGVVPVVNIPDIKEKSLVLDGKTLCYIFLGKIKKFNDPEIKKLNPDLVLPDKEILVVYRADGSGTTAIFTHYLSQVCTEWKKEVGTGTSVSWKTGVGAKGNEGVSNYVKKTPYTIGYIEYAYALQNKLSMVSLKNASGAVVAPSEESFKEAAKSADLDPKKHFYAWITNAPGEKAWPITGLTYILLSKDKEEVNKEVVKFFEWAFKQGDAIAVRLAYVPLPEEIKTKIYKYWEENRVKP from the coding sequence ATGAAGATAAAATCCTTATTAGGATTTTTTTTAATTTGGGTGGTGCTTTTAGGTTTTTATGGTTGTAAAGGAGGAGGGGAAAAGCCTTCTAAGCCCTCTAAATTCATTAACGGAGCAGGGGCAAGTTTCCCTTACATTCTTTATGCTAACTGGGCGAACGAATACTATAAGCTTACGGGCGTAAAAATAAATTATCAGTCTATAGGTTCTGGAGGGGGTATAAGACAGATTATCGAAAAAACCGTTGATTTTGGCGCTACTGACAAGCCTTTAACTCCTAAAGAGGTGGAAGAAAACAAACTTATTCAATTTCCTACGGTTATTGGAGGGGTGGTTCCAGTAGTGAATATTCCGGATATTAAAGAAAAAAGTCTGGTTTTAGATGGAAAGACTTTATGCTATATCTTTTTAGGTAAGATTAAAAAGTTTAACGATCCAGAGATAAAGAAACTTAACCCTGATTTGGTTTTGCCAGATAAAGAAATTTTAGTGGTTTATAGGGCTGATGGGTCAGGTACTACAGCCATATTTACCCATTATCTTTCTCAGGTATGTACTGAATGGAAGAAGGAGGTAGGTACAGGCACTTCTGTAAGCTGGAAAACGGGAGTAGGTGCTAAAGGAAATGAAGGAGTTTCTAACTATGTAAAAAAGACCCCTTATACGATTGGATACATAGAGTATGCTTATGCTCTACAGAATAAACTTTCTATGGTAAGTTTAAAAAATGCCTCAGGGGCTGTAGTTGCCCCTTCTGAAGAATCCTTTAAAGAAGCGGCTAAGTCTGCAGACTTAGACCCAAAGAAACATTTTTATGCTTGGATTACCAATGCACCCGGAGAAAAAGCCTGGCCTATTACAGGATTAACCTATATCCTTTTATCTAAAGATAAAGAAGAGGTTAATAAGGAGGTGGTTAAATTCTTTGAGTGGGCCTTTAAACAGGGCGATGCTATAGCAGTGAGGCTTGCTTATGTTCCTCTTCCAGAAGAAATAAAAACTAAAATTTATAAATACTGGGAGGAAAACAGGGTAAAACCATAA
- the pyrE gene encoding orotate phosphoribosyltransferase, protein MEKRQFTRIPIPIDVEFLVGNRSYTAKIKDISYGGVFLESDFWPELNQEVVLVLFLSPEVKIFIKGIVVRTVPGQGFGIKFTYISPESFEHLKNLIYYNLPSEDKAFKELRRFLGKAHPLVQSVIEICIKAKRDALLEFILERAFLYSPDKPFVLASGKESPYYLDCRKVTLYSKSFELIGCAFWQEIRFLGVDGVAGMSIGADPIVCAILSKAQEEDYPLEGLLIRKEPKKYGTSKQIEGNVSPGMEVVLVEDVVTTGGSVIKAIEVLEREGIKIVKVMALVDREEGGKERIQERGYEFMSIFTFSEITKAYERKMQGGNL, encoded by the coding sequence TTACCCGCATTCCAATTCCAATAGATGTGGAGTTTCTGGTAGGAAACAGAAGTTACACAGCAAAGATTAAAGACATAAGTTATGGAGGAGTATTCTTAGAAAGTGATTTTTGGCCTGAACTGAATCAAGAAGTAGTATTGGTATTGTTTTTAAGCCCTGAAGTAAAAATTTTTATCAAAGGAATAGTTGTTAGGACAGTTCCAGGGCAAGGTTTTGGTATAAAGTTTACTTATATTTCTCCAGAAAGTTTCGAGCATCTTAAAAATTTGATTTATTACAATCTTCCTTCTGAAGATAAAGCGTTTAAGGAACTAAGAAGGTTTTTAGGGAAAGCTCATCCTTTAGTGCAGAGTGTCATTGAAATCTGTATAAAAGCCAAGAGGGATGCTCTTTTAGAATTTATTTTGGAAAGGGCCTTTCTTTATTCTCCAGATAAGCCTTTTGTTTTAGCAAGCGGAAAAGAAAGTCCTTATTATTTAGACTGCAGGAAGGTTACCCTTTATTCTAAGAGCTTTGAGTTAATAGGGTGTGCCTTTTGGCAAGAAATAAGGTTTCTTGGAGTTGATGGAGTTGCAGGTATGAGTATAGGGGCTGACCCTATAGTTTGTGCCATCCTCTCTAAGGCACAGGAAGAAGACTATCCTTTAGAAGGGCTTTTGATCAGGAAGGAACCTAAAAAATATGGAACCTCTAAACAAATAGAGGGAAATGTTTCGCCTGGTATGGAGGTTGTTTTGGTAGAAGATGTGGTTACTACCGGAGGGTCTGTAATAAAGGCTATAGAGGTCTTGGAAAGGGAAGGTATCAAGATAGTAAAGGTTATGGCGTTGGTTGACCGAGAAGAAGGGGGTAAAGAAAGGATACAAGAAAGAGGATATGAATTTATGTCGATTTTTACCTTCTCTGAAATCACTAAGGCTTATGAAAGAAAAATGCAGGGGGGAAATTTATGA